Below is a window of Picosynechococcus sp. PCC 7002 DNA.
AAAAATTGCCCTCCTCTCTTAATTTTGAAAGGGGGGCAGTTTTTATGGTCTTAACCGAATTTTCGTGTTTTAGCGTTTTACCGCAGGCTCAAAGCTCGGTACCACAAGATCACGATTTTGCTTCGTGAGTTGGTTGTAGAGTCGTTCCGTATTTGGGAAGTTTGCCGCCGGTAAAGTCGGGAAGCGACGGAAGGGTACCGTATCCTCACCGAAGTTATCGAGGTACTCCATGCTGTTAACCATCGCGCCGATAAAGGCTTTCAGACCTTGGGAAGCAAGGATTTGGTTATACTTACGGATTTCCTGCTGATCTAAGGGAGCCCGACCAAGGAAGTGCTTCGTTCCCATTTCAATCACCTTCGTGTTGGGGTAGGGAGTATAGAATTCCTTCTGGTACAGCTCAGAACAACCCAGACCTTCGATGAATTCCTTCATGTTGATCTCACGGTTACCCAGCTTGCTTTCAAGGGCGGTGAATTGGGCATCGACGATATAGGGTTCAATGTCCCGCTCAAAGATCTGACGGTAGGCTGCGGCGATCGCCGTTTTCAGTTCGACCTTGTTGAAGGTATCCGTGAGTTTAAAGGCCTTCGTTTGCTGACGCTGGATGTTAACCCCTTGCTTGAGGCGAGCATCCACATCCGTCACCGGTAGATTCTTCGTGCTAGAAGTGCCCAACTCAATAAAGCGAGCTGTCTTCTCAACCTTAACCTTAACCCCCACATCTTCACGGAGCGCACCGGGGCGAGTCTGACGCAGCGAATAACCACCGGGAGTCAGATAGCGTTCGTAGGGAACTGTATCTTCACCGAAAGCTTCTTCGTATTCTTTACTGTCAATGATCGCATCTACCAACGCGTAGAAACCTTTTTTCGCACAGGTATCAAAGTAGCTGTTGATTTCTTGGCGACCATAGGTGGGACGACCCAACAGACGACGGTGGATGTACTCCACAGCCTTGGTTACGTATAGAGAAGACCAGTAAGTATTCCGGAAAACATCAGATTTTGCCAAAGCCCGGATGAATTCCCGCAGGGTGATTTCACCATTTTCGAGCTTGATCTCTGCTACTTTCTGGCGTTGGCCAGCATAGACCATCCGACCGAAGACCTGACGGTAAGCCGCTTCAATGACCTTTTGGGTTGCACTTTCCGAGAAACTAACGTTGGTAGTCTTCCCTGACGGTAATTCGTTATTGAGACGGAATACCTTGGCTCCAAGGCTGCCGGGTTGTGTAGCGCGGGCGCGGGGATTACCCAGTTGGTTGTTAATGCCAGGGCCACGGTGAATCAAGATCCGCCGAGTATCCTTATTAAAGGGAGCAGGGCTGGCGCTGGGACTCCGGGTTGCTTTCGGGAAGATTGCCCCGAACTGAATTTCTAAGGCATCGTTACCAGAGCCATATACGTGCTGATCCGGTAGGGGCTGATTGTAGCTGGCGAAGGTCGTGATAAATTGAGGGACTTTGCGGAAAGGTGCGCTGTATTTAAACAGATCCTGTTGCATGCCCCAGTTGCGACATTCCTGGGCTTCTTGGCCTAAACCACGGAGGTAAGGCACGGTTTCTTCCCCGAAATAATCGGCATATTCTTGGGAATCGACCAAAGCATCGACCAGGGCCGCTAAACCACCGCTAGAGACAATGGCAAAGTATTCTTGGACTTCTTCGCGGGAAGAGGGGCCACGACCGAGGATGTGACGGAAAGCAAGTTCTAAAGCTCGGCTGTTGATAAAAGGTTCAAAAAATTGCTTCCGGTAGAGGGGAGATTTCGCCAAGCGACGGACAAATTCCTTCATGGAAATGTCGCCACTTTTCACTTGGGATTCAAGGTAAGAAATGGATTGGCTGTAGGCCCGTGTAATGTCTCGTTCAAAGATTTGGCGATAGGCGGCTTTGACGACTGAGTTTTTCTCTAGGGCAGACAAGCCAGGCTTCATCACGAACTTCTGACGCTTTTCGGCGGCGTTGAAGTAGCTCTGGGGCAGTTGTAAACCCTGGGCATCGATGGAAGGCCGTTGGCGCAATTTATCGTTGGGCACTTGGGTCTGCATTTCGGTGATTAACACATCGAAATACTGAACCACGGTTTCTTGGGCTTCGCGATCGCCCCGGAACAGATCCAAAGAAGCCGCTTTCATTTCCTGGATCGCCACGATGGTCGCCGGAATGGAGCAAGCATTCTCGATGACTTCTTTTAGACCACGGGTGTTGACCACGAGGATGCTCGGATCACCGGCCACAATGGCATAGGTAGTGTAGCGGAGGAACCAAGCCATATCCCGCAGGGACTTGGTCATGTTGCGGGGGCCGTAACGGGAAACACTGATTGGCCGGAAACCAGCGGGAATCTTACCGCCACCAGAACCGAGAAACAAATTTTTGACACCACCAAAGATCCCTGTGGCACCACTGGCATCCCCGACAGCCATGGAAACGCCGAGATCGCTGTCATCGGTATCGGTTTCCGGTTGGTCGAGGTAAGCAAGGGGGGATCCACCGGCAAAAATCCGGTTCGCGGCACGGGAGACGATGAGCTGGGAACTCAGTTTAATCGCTTGGGCGATCGCCAAACGCTTGAGTC
It encodes the following:
- a CDS encoding phycobilisome rod-core linker polypeptide, which produces MTIKASGGSSLARPQLYQTVPLSNISQAEQQDRYLESGELTALKTFYDSGLKRLAIAQAIKLSSQLIVSRAANRIFAGGSPLAYLDQPETDTDDSDLGVSMAVGDASGATGIFGGVKNLFLGSGGGKIPAGFRPISVSRYGPRNMTKSLRDMAWFLRYTTYAIVAGDPSILVVNTRGLKEVIENACSIPATIVAIQEMKAASLDLFRGDREAQETVVQYFDVLITEMQTQVPNDKLRQRPSIDAQGLQLPQSYFNAAEKRQKFVMKPGLSALEKNSVVKAAYRQIFERDITRAYSQSISYLESQVKSGDISMKEFVRRLAKSPLYRKQFFEPFINSRALELAFRHILGRGPSSREEVQEYFAIVSSGGLAALVDALVDSQEYADYFGEETVPYLRGLGQEAQECRNWGMQQDLFKYSAPFRKVPQFITTFASYNQPLPDQHVYGSGNDALEIQFGAIFPKATRSPSASPAPFNKDTRRILIHRGPGINNQLGNPRARATQPGSLGAKVFRLNNELPSGKTTNVSFSESATQKVIEAAYRQVFGRMVYAGQRQKVAEIKLENGEITLREFIRALAKSDVFRNTYWSSLYVTKAVEYIHRRLLGRPTYGRQEINSYFDTCAKKGFYALVDAIIDSKEYEEAFGEDTVPYERYLTPGGYSLRQTRPGALREDVGVKVKVEKTARFIELGTSSTKNLPVTDVDARLKQGVNIQRQQTKAFKLTDTFNKVELKTAIAAAYRQIFERDIEPYIVDAQFTALESKLGNREINMKEFIEGLGCSELYQKEFYTPYPNTKVIEMGTKHFLGRAPLDQQEIRKYNQILASQGLKAFIGAMVNSMEYLDNFGEDTVPFRRFPTLPAANFPNTERLYNQLTKQNRDLVVPSFEPAVKR